The following proteins are co-located in the Eriocheir sinensis breed Jianghai 21 chromosome 1, ASM2467909v1, whole genome shotgun sequence genome:
- the LOC126982674 gene encoding gastrula zinc finger protein XlCGF48.2-like, translating to MRRRRGAADLTMPRDASSSTPNEMLTSLGSSPQNIPSSNISDSSIIYLTATQQTETTTCSSPSATTHPRDYNQDSSAQNNEQQQDQDCVLAEINCSSLTSWSPDQEYSPNPNQQYPNDADSQTSSLSFQANSSQKQESHRYPSGQSYNPCNCCHSNSYSRQIENNSVNPLSFSSWDDTEATSYTNLVQNSAHCQETGCSFKVIVLPPQKQDKSHLCCKECGQHFTKESNLRKHVARLSQQLDEPYYKCKYCNHVFKSKEARKRHHPVHKMCMTDNFARVRCSVCGFTFSSKEKLHHHLHRFTENSEERIFKCFFCSHAFTTDFSRNRHEGQMHTGPHKLPCCCCGKLFANRYKLKLHRLKQQIQRPPRCFDCGWVFAAQEYLDDHIRQVNRNLPLECLVCHHRYQSQLALLRHLKFHTRKMEHECPSCLGRFPSENLLTKHLRIAPRRANVELHQSDSDFHQCSLHTQ from the exons ATGAGGAGGAGGCGCGGCGCCGCAGACTTGACCATGCCGCGGGACGCCTCTTCGTCGACCCCCA ACGAAATGCTCACCAGCTTAGGGTCATCCCCTCAAAACATCCCCAGCAGCAATATCAGTGACAGCAGCATAATCTACTTGACTGCTACACAACAGACAGAAACTACTACTTGCTCTTCACCTTCTGCTACCACACACCCAAGAGATTACAATCAGGATTCCAGTGCACAAAACAATGAACAGCAACAAGACCAGG ACTGCGTGCTGGCTGAGATTAACTGTAGCTCACTTACATCATGGAGTCCTGACCAGGAATACAGCCCCAATCCCAATCAGCAATATCCTAACGATGCAGATTCACAGACCAGCTCACTTTCATTCCAAGCAAATAGCTCACAGAAGCAGGAATCACACAGATATCCTTCTGGGCAAAGTTACAACCCTTGCAACTGTTGCCATTCAAACAGCTATTCTAGGCAGATCGAAAATAACTCAGTAAATCcactatctttctcctcctgggATGATACAGAAGCTACCTCATACACCAACCTAGTGCAGAATTCAGCTCACTGCCAAGAAACTGGATGCTCCTTCAAGGTTATTGTTTTACCACCCCAGAAACAAGATAAAAGTCACTTGTGCTGCAAAGAATGTGGACAACACTTTACAAAGGAATCAAATCTGAGGAAGCATGTCGCACGTTTATCACAGCAACTAGATGAACCTTATTACAAGTGTAAATATTGCAACCATGTTTTCAAGTCAAAAGAAGCTCGTAAACGTCACCATCCGGTTCACAAAATGTGCATGACAGACAACTTTGCCAGAGTCAGATGTTCAGTTTGTGGCTTCACTTTTTCAAGTAAGGAAAAActgcatcaccaccttcaccggTTCACTGAAAATTCTGAGGAGCGAATCTTCAAGTGTTTCTTCTGCAGTCATGCCTTTACCACTGATTTCAGCAGAAACAGGCATGAAGGACAGATGCACACAGGGCCACACAAGCTTCCCTGCTGCTGCTGTGGAAAGCTTTTTGCCAACAGATATAAACTCAAACTTCACCGGCTCAAGCAGCAAATACAGCGTCCACCTCGCTGTTTTGACTGTGGGTGGGTATTTGCTGCCCAAGAATACCTTGATGACCATATCCGACAAGTCAATAGGAACCTCCCCCTTGAATGCCTTGTATGCCACCACAGGTACCAGTCCCAGCTAGCACTTCTCCGACACCTCAAGTTCCATACAAGGAAGATGGAGCATGAGTGTCCATCATGCCTGGGACGCTTTCCTTCTGAGAAC